A single window of Toxotes jaculatrix isolate fToxJac2 chromosome 4, fToxJac2.pri, whole genome shotgun sequence DNA harbors:
- the LOC121181058 gene encoding calmodulin-regulated spectrin-associated protein 3-like, with protein MVDSSSAMKKTFSVPEIKPLDQYDFNRAKICASVRWLLSKSYGSAENVPVELREPLYKDQYEQEHLKPAVSKLLLSPEIYCRAQALLAQAHGVSLPASQGSPADNSALLQFLIKKGFTPKVQDVDITEEDLSNVPIKTKSHLALIDALMSLAAKETVGRVKMAVEAEQMGVGAPWENALLFWVNRLNQKLRESTEEEEPIKSQTCTDVQPAQETCQSTRWYWKLVPHAIAFCLKESGNKPPVIRYRKDKVQSKLTPTFPLVSAVKDLSNGCAIAAVLHYYCPSLLPLEDVCLKDTMSVADSLYNLQLIKEFCESSLQSCCPLAVEDLLYAPPVLHLNIMSFITELLEWFEVKKPDFVQPIQPIDLTDVSGLLDCTSPVSGNSNSGSPSFIFKQPFVPISSPVSPENKSWTKKQISRPLSAVTFSIPFGLDSDVDIVMGNPIDSVFRSVSTDSLTTGIPAMTSPVTSAGMTRVPYSPPEDLSHLVSASAPSQRSSWGPYAHTAPLGELPTIEEALQVVHTPNSKDRKKGRTPEKGGRGVLGGRPEPRLRPEGAPAGFFLHSPEEDNPQLSSSAPCRSGVLYRPVGGEVGDTERQGRGERRERSGRTSDMSRDDDSVLRDGSVDSSEASDDTPRNAPGNIRPSNGRQGNHSANNSPRMTSFAERRDSRRRHPAAPGEETASAPTPTTPGTPHTPSTPAGAPGRQDSPGPRGPEPGSEAWELGARLEEKRKSIEAQKRRIEAIFAKHRQRLGKTAFLQLKREQGEGGGEGPEEDSLTLDERLTRMEEQLKQEEEKEEKEKKEKAKDGEKEKEKLSVSNPPRLEKQVTFSIESKKGAEKEKAGEAVLVEYNEVVQKLSEALQSLQKDMQKLTEQQQQLMSNQRPRNTPKTTPKSTPKSNVKTPPKTPPHTPTKTPPRTPTKTPTKSNSKAWVIPANPNLPSASSPSRRSHVHSLSSSPKTVISSSCPAPRTKIHSFSTPRSPKHHSRPQNQRPHPRPSELKFPPLNRVLAPTQTVDTLPHLRRVSPSKCQVQTSSSFRIGGPQTPQESPQPSQQPQPEESTSDTGSSETPTQFSLELEQEDAEAVGGLPVFSQPRQDGPRAAGGSSSGAPSECSFESETLSLSAAYSAGGEGARGGGAGKRCSQIEVSLSSLGGPEGGSDEPTDEGQEFSSDSMSDHTESAAEPAREQATEPFDPIEQLNLATEATDLPEEQTESKEHTRQTETLEPSGEQNEMETRGGIGLFFKEEVHSEGEMAQRRALLLERQQKRTEGLKKRRQWHEQERENRPASLDKRVASPSNTPPAGTTSPSLTPPATPARRGDFTRGEYARRQQLRIMDDLDKALRQKSSNQGRSLAKKTRSRPRSMTREETQLSLSPAKGTIGSKLTKVYSHSSLNLAAKDEPGNRGSDTTKKTQSRPDSPAGCVTPSRLVNQNGDKDWESGSNGTSPAPEYTGPKLFKEPSFKSNKFIIHNALTRCCLAGKVNETQKNKIVEDMEKSPANHFLILFRDSSCQFRGVYTMNPDSQELVRLAGVGPRAISSTQVESIYKYSSDRKQFSAIPSKTVGMSVDAFTIPSHLWQGGAGAGGGGGRKGSITKKAVISK; from the exons ATGGTGGACTCTTCCAGCGCGATGAAAAAGACCTTCTCGGTGCCGGAGATCAAACCGCTGGACCAGTACGACTTCAACCGGGCCAAGATCTGCGCCAGCGTTCGGTGGCTGCTGTCGAAATCGTACGGCTCTGCAG aaAATGTTCCTGTGGAGTTGCGAGAGCCACTTTACAAAGACCAGTATGAACAAGAGCACCTCAAACCGGCCGTCTCCAAGCTGCTTCTGTCCCCAGAGATTTACTGCCGAGCTCAGGCCCTGCTGGCCCAGGCACACGGGGTCTCTTTGCCAGCGTCGCAGGGGTCCCCGGCTGACAACTCTGCCCTGCTGCAGTTTCTCATTAAGAAAGGTTTCACTCCGAAGGTCCAGGATGTAGATATCACAGAGGAGGATCTCAGCAATGTCCCCATCaagaca AAATCTCACCTTGCCCTGATTGATGCTCTGATGTCACTGGCTGCCAAAGAGACGGTGGGTCGGGTGAAGATGGCGGTGGAGGCGGAGCAGATGGGCGTCGGGGCTCCATGGGAGAACGCTCTGCTCTTCTGGGTCAACAGG CTGAACCAGAAGTTGAGAGAAagcacagaagaagaggagccCATCAAGTCACAGACGTGTACAGACGTGCAGCCCGCTCAGGaaacg TGTCAGTCCACCCGTTGGTACTGGAAACTAGTCCCC CATGCTATCGCTTTTTGTTTGAAGGAGTCGGGGAATAAGCCGCCAGTG ATCCGCTATAGGAAGGACAAAGTGCAGTCTAAGCTGACTCCTACTTTTCCCCTGGTTTCTGCGGTCAAAGATCTGTCTAATGGCTGTGCTATAGCTGCTGTTTTGCACTACTACTGCCCCAGCTTGCTGCCTCTAGAGG ATGTGTGTCTGAAGGACACCATGTCGGTGGCTGACAGTCTCTACAACCTGCAGCTGATCAAGGAGTTCTGTGAGAGCAGTTTGCAGAGCTGCTGCCCACTCGCTGTGGAGGACCTGCTCTACGCTCCACCAGTTCTTCAT CTGAACATCATGAGCTTCATTACAGAGTTGCTGGAGTGGTTTGAGGTCAAGAAGCCTGATTTTGTCCAGCCCATACAACCCATCGACCTCACAG atgTCTCGGGTTTACTGGACTGCACAAGTCCTGTCAGTGGGAACAGCAACAG tgGTTCTCCGTCCTTTATCTTCAAACAACCCTTTGTGCCCATCTCTTCCCCAGTGTCACCCG AGAACAAAAGTTGGACAAAGAAACAAATCAG TCGTCCTCTGTCAGCAGTGACTTTCAGCATCCCATTTGGCCTGGACAGTGATGTTGACATTGTCATGGGAAACCCAATAGATTCTGTCTTTCGCTCTGTCAGCACTGACAGCCTAACCACCGGCATCCCTGCAATGACCTCACCGGTGACTTCAGCAGGGATGACCCGTGTCCCGTACAGCCCTCCAGAGGACCTCAGCCACCTGGTCAGCGCTTCAGCCCCGTCGCAGCGGTCTTCCTGGGGCCCATACGCTCACACAGCACCACTAGGAGAGCTGCCAACCATTGAGGAGGCCCTACAGGTGGTTCATACCCCCAACAGCAAAGATCGGAAGAAAGGAAGGACGCCAGAGAAAGGTGGGAGAGGAGTTTTGGGAGGAAGGCCAGAGCCCAGGTTACGTCCCGAGGGAGCCCCAGCAGGTTTCTTTCTGCACTCTCCCGAGGAGGACAATCCCCAGCTGAGTAGCTCTGCTCCCTGTCGCTCTGGAGTGCTCTACCGGCCTGTTGGAGGAGAAGTGGGTGATACTGAAAGGCAaggaaggggagagaggagggagagatcaGGGCGGACCTCTGACATGTCACGTGACGATGACTCCGTTCTACGAGATGGCAGCGTGGACTCCTCTGAAGCATCGGATGATACCCCCAGGAATGCCCCTGGTAATATTCGACCCAGTAACGGTCGCCAGGGAAACCACAGCGCCAACAATAGTCCACGGATGACAAGCTTTGCTGAGCGACGAGACAGCAGAAGAAGACATCCCGCTGCTCCTGGAGAGGAGACAGCCTCTGCTCCAACCCCAACGACTCCAGGCACTCCACATACACCCTCGACCCCAGCAGGGGCTCCTGGTCGCCAGGACAGCCCAGGTCCCAGAGGCCCTGAACCAGGCTCTGAGGCCTGGGAGTTGGGGGCTCGTCTGGAGGAGAAACGCAAAAGCATTGAAGCCCAGAAACGGCGCATTGAGGCCATCTTtgccaaacacagacagaggctaGGAAAAACTGCTTTCCTTCAACTGAAAAGAGAgcaaggagaaggaggtggggAGGGACCAGAGGAGGACAGCCTCACCCTGGATGAGCGCCTTACGCGcatggaggagcagctgaaacaggaggaggagaaggaagagaaagaaaagaaggagaaagcaaaagacggagaaaaggagaaagagaagctgtCTGTTTCCAATCCTCCTCGGTTAGAGAAGCAGGTCACATTCTCGATTGAAAGTAAGAAaggggcagagaaagagaaagcaggtGAAGCTGTCCTTGTTGAATATAATGAAGTGGTGCAGAAACTGAGTGAGGCTCTGCAGTCACTGCAGAAGGACATGCAGAAACttacagaacagcagcagcagctcatgagTAACCAAAGACCCAGAAATACACCCAAAACCACTCCAAAATCAACACCTAAAAGTAACGTCAAAACACCACCCAAAACTCCTCCACACACGCCAACAAAGACACCACCAAGAACCCCGACAAAGACTCCTACCAAGAGCAACAGTAAAGCTTGGGTGATCCCTGCCAATCCCAAtctcccctctgcctcctctccatCACGGCGTTCTCACGTTCAttccttgtcctcctctccaAAGACTGTTATCTCTTCCTCCTGCCCTGCTCCTCGCACCAAGATTCACTCTTTCTCCACGCCTCGCAGCCCCAAACATCACTCACGCCCCCAGAATCAGCGTCCACACCCACGGCCCTCCGAACTCAAGTTCCCTCCTCTAAATCGTGTATTGGCACCAACACAGACTGTGGACACGCTCCCCCACTTGCGCCGTGTGTCGCCCAGCAAATGTCAGGTTCAGACCTCCTCATCTTTCCGTATTGGTGGCCCCCAGACTCCTCAGGAATCTCCTCAGCCTAGCCAGCAGCCACAGCCTGAGGAGAGCACCTCAGACACAGGCTCAAGTGAAACACCCACCCAGTTCAGCCTGGAACTGGAGCAGGAGGACGCAGAGGCTGTCGGAGGGCTCCCGGTCTTTTCACAGCCCAGGCAAGATGGTCCCAGGGCTGCTGGCGGCAGCAGCTCTGGTGCTCCTTCAGAGTGCTCATTTGAGAGCGAGACTTTGTCCCTTTCTGCTGCGTACAGCGCAGGAGGTGAAGGAGCGAGAGGTGGAGGTGCTGGGAAGCGCTGTAGCCAGATTGAGGTGTCACTATCATCTCTTGGAGGGCCAGAGGGAGGCAGCGATGAACCAACCGATGAAGGGCAGGAGTTTTCTTCTGATTCTATGAGCGATCACACCGAATCTGCTGCAGAACCTGCAAGAGAACAGGCCACAGAACCCTTCGATCCTATAGAGCAGCTGAACCTGGCTACAGAAGCCACGGATTTGCCAGAAGAACAAACTGAATCCAAAGAacacacaagacagacagaaactttGGAACCAAGTGGAGAACAGAATGAGATGGAAACCAGAGGAGGAATAGGGCTCTTCTTTAAG GAGGAGGTACACAGTGAGGGGGAGATGGCCCAGCGGAGAGCTCTCCTGTTGGagagacagcagaagagaaCGGAGGggctgaagaagaggaggcagtgGCATGAgcaagagagggaaaacag ACCAGCATCTTTAGACAAGAGAGTAGCGTCTCCCTCAAATACACCTCCTGCGGGCACCACCTCTCCTTCCCTGACACCTCCTGCTACTCCAGCTCGACGTGGAGATTTCACACGAGGAGAGTACGCACGGAGGCAACAGCTGAGGATCATGGATGACCTGGACAAAGCGCTGCGACAAAAATCATCCAATCAAGGACGATCGTTGGCTAAGAAAACCCGCTCTCGACCCCGCAGCATGACCAGGGAGGAAACACAACTGTCTCTGAGTCCAGCCAAGGGCACAATTG GCTCTAAGCTGACAAAAGTCTACTCTCACTCCTCCCTCAACCTGGCAGCAAAAGATGAACCAGGAAACCGTGGTAGTGACACCACTAAAAAAACCCAGAG CCGTCCTGATTCACCTGCAGGCTGTGTGACACCAAGTAGACTGGTCAATCAGAACGGAGATAAGGACTGGGAGAGCGGTTCCAATGGTACCTCACCTGCCCCAGAATACACAG GTCCAAAGCTCTTCAAAGAACCAAGCTTCAAGTCCAACAAGTTTATCATTCATAATGCTCTCACTCGCTGCTGCCTGGCCGGAAAGGTCAAcgagacacaaaaaaacaagatagTGGAG GATATGGAGAAGAGTCCTGCCAACcacttcctcatcctcttccgTGATTCCAGCTGCCAGTTCAGAGGCGTTTACACCATGAACCCCGACTCCCAGGAGCTCGTACGATTGGCCGGCGTGGGTCCCCGGGCAATTAGCTCCACCCAGGTGGAGTCCATCTACAAATACAGTTCAGACAGGAAGCAGTTTAGTGCCATCCCTTCTAAAACCGTGGGCATGAGTGTGGATGCCTTCACCATCCCCAGCCATCTTTGgcaaggaggagcaggagcaggaggaggaggaggcaggaaagGAAGCATCACAAAGAAGGCAGTTATTTCCAAGTGA